The Paenibacillus tianjinensis genome has a window encoding:
- a CDS encoding SDR family oxidoreductase: MSKIICITGASSGIGLATALKFAREGWTVYAGTRNLARDQELYCEETHLHFVHLEVTDPDSIQLVIDEIEREHGSLDVLFANAGFGYLRALGQAPVEDIQRVFDTNVYGVMHTIRAALPLLRKSGYAHIVATSSVGGLVGQPMNEIYCASKFAVEGLLESLATYYKPQFNIDVTLLEAGAIATEFNKTVLGHVAGTGGILDDEYKPVIDAYTATFLQRNVEPQTAESVADVMWELVHMETKPVRIRTSERAEAFVSRKVSNDPTGLEGVLSTRKIQLNMQ, from the coding sequence ATGAGCAAAATCATCTGCATTACCGGCGCCTCTTCCGGAATCGGACTGGCTACGGCTTTGAAATTCGCCCGTGAAGGCTGGACTGTATACGCCGGCACGCGGAATCTGGCCCGTGACCAGGAGCTGTACTGCGAAGAGACCCATCTGCATTTCGTCCATCTCGAAGTCACAGATCCGGACAGCATCCAGCTTGTGATTGACGAGATTGAGCGTGAGCACGGCTCTCTGGATGTGCTGTTCGCAAATGCCGGCTTCGGCTACCTCCGCGCACTTGGACAAGCGCCGGTGGAAGATATTCAGCGCGTCTTCGACACCAACGTATACGGTGTAATGCATACGATCCGGGCCGCACTGCCGCTGCTGCGCAAGAGCGGATACGCTCATATCGTGGCCACTTCAAGTGTAGGCGGACTTGTCGGACAGCCGATGAATGAAATATACTGCGCCAGCAAATTTGCGGTAGAAGGGCTGCTGGAAAGTCTGGCTACCTATTACAAACCGCAATTCAACATCGACGTAACTTTGCTGGAGGCAGGGGCGATTGCCACAGAATTCAACAAAACCGTGCTGGGGCATGTAGCCGGCACCGGCGGGATTCTGGACGACGAATATAAGCCGGTAATCGATGCTTACACCGCAACCTTTCTGCAGCGGAATGTAGAGCCCCAGACGGCAGAGTCCGTAGCTGACGTTATGTGGGAACTGGTGCATATGGAGACCAAGCCGGTGCGTATCCGCACCTCGGAGCGGGCTGAAGCCTTTGTATCCCGCAAAGTAAGTAACGACCCTACCGGCCTGGAAGGCGTACTCAGCACCCGCAAAATTCAGCTGAATATGCAGTAA
- a CDS encoding AI-2E family transporter → MEVFKRYYANITIRRFGILVLIGLLLYSIRDMLNLVLLTFLIAYVMNSFQVLLTKRISKYIRVNSKVIIIVLYLALITMIVLALVKYLPKVFEQIKQLTTFLSNLTPEDIPQNQITQYIFVTLKDLNYQSYLKGGIDYVFKISNWGTTFVLSTILSFVFILEKSRIVSFTSRLRESKISWFYVELEYFGKKFISSFGKVIEAQILIALFNTVFTVIGLWILGMFFSPFPYLFALSIMIFLLSLIPVVGFVISLVPLCIIGYNIGGLEVVIYVLAMIAVLHFMEGYFLNPKLMSSKMNLPMFYTFIVLLFSEHYIGVWGLILGIPIFVFFLDILEVTREEPGKKPEIS, encoded by the coding sequence ATGGAAGTATTTAAACGTTATTACGCAAATATAACGATCCGGCGCTTTGGAATACTGGTGCTGATCGGACTTCTGCTCTACAGTATCAGAGACATGCTGAATTTAGTGCTCCTGACGTTTTTGATTGCTTACGTGATGAACAGTTTTCAGGTTCTGCTGACGAAGCGGATCAGCAAGTATATCCGGGTAAACAGCAAGGTCATTATTATCGTGTTGTACCTGGCCCTTATCACCATGATTGTACTTGCCCTGGTAAAATACCTGCCCAAAGTGTTCGAGCAAATTAAGCAGTTAACCACCTTTTTATCGAATTTAACTCCCGAAGACATCCCGCAAAACCAGATTACCCAGTACATATTCGTTACGCTCAAGGATTTGAATTATCAGTCTTATCTCAAGGGCGGAATTGACTATGTGTTCAAAATCAGCAACTGGGGCACCACCTTCGTATTATCCACCATTCTGAGCTTTGTTTTCATCCTGGAAAAAAGCCGCATCGTCAGCTTCACTTCCCGCCTGAGAGAGAGCAAGATATCCTGGTTCTACGTTGAGCTTGAGTATTTCGGCAAAAAATTCATTTCCTCCTTTGGCAAAGTCATTGAGGCGCAGATTCTGATCGCACTGTTCAATACCGTGTTCACCGTTATAGGGCTGTGGATTCTGGGCATGTTCTTCTCACCGTTCCCTTACCTGTTTGCGCTTTCTATCATGATTTTCCTGCTCAGTCTGATTCCGGTAGTCGGCTTTGTCATCTCGCTGGTTCCGCTTTGTATTATCGGCTATAATATCGGCGGGCTGGAAGTGGTCATCTATGTATTAGCTATGATCGCAGTGCTGCACTTTATGGAGGGTTATTTCCTGAATCCGAAGCTGATGTCCTCGAAGATGAACCTGCCCATGTTCTATACGTTTATCGTGCTGCTGTTCTCCGAGCATTACATTGGCGTATGGGGACTTATTCTCGGGATTCCGATCTTTGTATTCTTCTTGGATATCCTTGAAGTTACCCGTGAAGAGCCCGGCAAGAAGCCGGAAATTTCATAA
- a CDS encoding S-layer homology domain-containing protein has translation MRVTARGKSLLSGLIASSLMLGVMVPGGYAQEISPDIQQTSSELVPVLNEVMQPEAHYTTESVTAAVYAAPAQAGALLITELVPDTKNIGSADGYEFVEVYNNTDAPVNFKDYYFYYYGRDTWTTGGDAVIPARGNIVFWIMNGSNQEATAESFIANFTPAASLQEGVNLFRISGGGGMANTSARNLQIKSKSGDTLISSASYTKDQVKENNGIVYQYPETGGSEMVLMAEAGTTPATPGTVTAAQVPVPVPVDKTPEIIHTPVASTDPADLVIHATVTHLPQETPPAVELLYRTSSQLRDTVITMTPAGGGEYSAVIPVAALEEPVLNYSIRVKNVTESYSVHVNLPEFNPEAVPPLLVTELLPNSTNVAGNSSDAFEFIEVYNNTDQPLDFKNYKLFYRYTDKGPSADVKWPSTQESFLIPAQQSVVFWVINSANAGYKASDFNAAFNTSLVEGTNLFLIKSDGMANSGRRAIVIKSNTEKEISAAYYDADTIYNGGTKGDETKENKALLYKYPANGSSKMLKISSGAAAPSPGTTEPAQVPGIPVHIEPDNEAPTVNDLTGVTEVDQSASLDLKAFADDNKEITSVEVRVASDKHPDYVSHNLAQDFNDNLYHFKLTSADLIGRNEIRYYFVVSDGAHETETQEMKVAVTGGPDQSALRLNVKDKALLHGAVTVKGTSASASAAELGLSIDGKMIESQQTYSSLENDAYFVFEAKNVDYYFKNAVTMGPEELGDKSILYTFMDPITSYTTLSFPISADRLQAGVDNVIYIRAGSKSSPFDPRPEENKDDFEVKNVRLLLADGTEIWDPSYSGRDKEIKMGDSTGKLPSIGFRFELKPELLRSKTFNWDTTTVQDGPHTLALELGSGQVKSKVIVDNTAPSIQPNLKDGQTYRGIFEINAAIDDVYAGVDQVSVKLDDKQIELPYVTSSGKLAGGTHHLSITAADKAGNKAEKQIAFEVPEENPLAPQLVAPANGASSIGTNPGLAVKVEDPTGDKLNVKFYQGYKYDANHPEQGFAGFKNASDTEPPKQPVPAGEQALTAEEYSKISSVDGNYLVNDAVEQFPYQRYEIKLDESVKAADRVDLEWKGNSLPGRKVSLYAWSPALQNWALLDHKIAAAEDFELKATVAAGEYAEGGKIAVMVQDEISAAPAATVTQDTYDFSFVWMSDTQYYSQSYPYIYRKNVQWIADNKDSLNLKYVIHTGDVVDKSYQEYEWQEADMDMKVLEDAGIPYGVLAGNHDVGHQNGDYTKFWEYFGEWRFKNLPIYGGSYDNNRGHYDLVSANGNDFIIVYMGWGLADQEIQWMNAVVARYPERKAILCLHEYMLVSNNRAPIADKIFEEVVKPNKNVFAALSGHYHDAELKVDQLDDNGDGVADRNVYQMLADYQGAAEGGLGYIRLLQFDIANNQLHVKTYSPYLDDYNYYDKDEYPGKDEFTLDLDLQPVTKRVATDYIGVKVYSDQEIAAKAGVASGSQVTATWSKLKPDSYYQWYTKVEDENTGSVLSDIWGFYTGKEDVTPTPTPTPTPVPEVTPSPAPAVTPDPMVSIPGSGAAAPASASPSPTAGAAAGKGSILLDKGSDGSYSVSLADFRKAVQESAEAEVQIRLNDGAAGQAAIQLVLDAAGVKQAADSGKALKIIGSGFQLTVPASSLPEIPAGSHQLQLIINTALTSQVEQAIQTSSSSANGMSQPKAAVTVELRASGEGKDTTVHQLKGKVTVTLTLTPAQLAAVNQDYAGVYYIDGSSLQYMGGVFQNNTVSFMTDHFSTYAVMEYRKLFSDVSGNWAESFITKLAAKHMIMGMDEDHFGPLTNVTRADFAVLAMRVMGLEGASVTAGPSAFADVQVGAYYAQAVARMSELGIMEGNGGSFRPKDTITREEAALVLSRLLQYKNSAPSQNTTAADVKFADAGSISAWAKDAVGELQAKGLINGKNGNRFDPQGRITRAETAKLVYSLLGN, from the coding sequence TTGAGAGTTACAGCCAGAGGTAAAAGCTTGTTATCCGGTTTGATTGCAAGCAGTCTTATGCTTGGGGTCATGGTTCCTGGAGGATACGCCCAGGAAATATCGCCGGATATACAGCAGACATCATCCGAGCTTGTGCCGGTCTTGAACGAAGTAATGCAACCGGAAGCACATTACACTACGGAATCGGTTACAGCCGCCGTCTATGCTGCACCAGCCCAGGCGGGAGCCCTGCTCATTACAGAGCTTGTTCCGGACACGAAAAACATAGGCAGCGCCGATGGTTATGAATTCGTGGAGGTCTACAATAATACTGATGCTCCGGTTAATTTCAAGGATTACTACTTCTATTATTACGGCAGGGATACTTGGACTACGGGCGGAGATGCGGTTATTCCGGCCCGCGGAAATATTGTGTTCTGGATTATGAACGGGTCCAACCAGGAGGCGACTGCGGAGAGTTTCATCGCTAACTTTACCCCTGCAGCTTCCCTGCAGGAGGGAGTGAACCTCTTCCGGATTAGCGGAGGCGGTGGCATGGCGAACACGTCCGCCCGCAACCTGCAAATCAAAAGTAAATCCGGTGATACGCTGATTAGTTCTGCTTCCTACACCAAGGATCAGGTGAAAGAGAATAACGGGATTGTCTACCAGTATCCGGAAACCGGGGGTTCGGAAATGGTGCTGATGGCCGAAGCCGGTACGACCCCAGCCACACCGGGAACCGTAACAGCTGCGCAGGTGCCTGTCCCGGTACCGGTCGATAAGACACCAGAGATTATCCATACTCCGGTGGCCAGTACCGATCCGGCGGATCTCGTCATTCATGCGACTGTTACCCATCTGCCGCAGGAAACGCCTCCCGCAGTGGAACTGCTGTACCGTACCTCTTCGCAGCTACGGGATACGGTTATCACTATGACTCCGGCAGGCGGTGGGGAATATTCCGCTGTCATTCCGGTAGCGGCGCTGGAAGAACCGGTGCTGAACTACAGCATCCGGGTGAAGAATGTCACCGAGAGCTATTCGGTACACGTGAATCTGCCGGAATTTAATCCTGAGGCGGTACCGCCTCTGCTCGTCACGGAGCTGCTGCCGAACTCCACCAACGTAGCAGGAAACTCCAGCGACGCCTTTGAGTTTATTGAAGTCTACAACAATACGGACCAGCCGCTGGATTTCAAGAACTACAAGCTGTTCTACCGCTATACCGACAAAGGCCCTTCGGCAGATGTGAAGTGGCCGTCCACCCAGGAGAGTTTCCTGATTCCGGCGCAGCAGTCGGTAGTCTTCTGGGTCATTAACAGTGCTAATGCCGGTTATAAGGCAAGCGACTTTAATGCGGCTTTTAATACAAGTCTGGTAGAGGGCACGAATCTCTTCCTCATCAAAAGTGACGGTATGGCCAACTCCGGCCGCCGGGCAATTGTCATCAAGAGCAATACGGAGAAGGAAATTTCCGCAGCTTATTATGATGCTGATACCATATATAATGGCGGGACTAAAGGCGACGAAACCAAGGAAAACAAAGCGCTGCTATATAAATATCCCGCGAATGGCTCCAGCAAAATGCTGAAGATCAGCTCTGGGGCGGCTGCTCCGTCCCCGGGCACTACGGAGCCAGCACAGGTTCCTGGCATACCGGTTCATATCGAGCCGGATAACGAAGCGCCTACAGTGAATGACCTCACCGGGGTAACCGAAGTGGATCAATCGGCAAGCCTTGATCTTAAGGCATTTGCCGATGACAATAAGGAAATTACATCTGTGGAAGTGAGAGTGGCCTCGGACAAGCATCCGGACTATGTTAGCCATAACCTGGCCCAGGACTTCAATGATAACCTGTACCATTTCAAATTAACCTCGGCTGATTTGATCGGCAGAAATGAGATCCGGTATTATTTTGTAGTTTCGGACGGAGCCCATGAGACGGAAACACAAGAAATGAAGGTGGCTGTCACCGGCGGCCCGGATCAGTCGGCGCTGCGTTTGAATGTTAAGGATAAGGCGCTGCTGCATGGTGCCGTTACCGTGAAGGGGACCTCCGCCAGTGCTTCTGCCGCTGAGCTGGGCTTAAGCATTGACGGCAAGATGATAGAATCCCAGCAGACGTATAGCTCGCTAGAGAATGATGCTTATTTTGTATTTGAAGCGAAGAATGTGGATTACTATTTCAAAAACGCCGTTACAATGGGGCCCGAGGAATTAGGGGATAAGAGCATTCTGTATACATTCATGGACCCTATTACCTCTTATACAACACTGTCCTTCCCAATTTCTGCTGACAGACTGCAAGCCGGTGTAGACAATGTGATCTACATCCGTGCAGGCTCTAAATCCTCTCCGTTTGATCCGCGGCCGGAAGAGAACAAAGACGACTTCGAGGTCAAGAATGTCCGTCTATTGTTGGCTGACGGAACGGAGATATGGGATCCTTCTTACAGCGGGCGGGATAAAGAAATCAAGATGGGCGACAGTACGGGCAAGCTGCCTTCCATTGGCTTCCGCTTTGAACTGAAGCCGGAGCTGCTGCGTTCCAAAACCTTTAATTGGGATACGACAACAGTGCAGGACGGGCCTCACACGCTTGCGCTTGAATTGGGGTCGGGGCAAGTGAAGTCCAAGGTCATTGTGGACAATACCGCTCCGTCTATCCAGCCGAACCTTAAAGACGGACAGACCTATCGCGGCATTTTCGAGATTAACGCCGCCATCGATGATGTGTACGCCGGTGTGGATCAGGTCAGCGTGAAGCTGGATGACAAGCAGATTGAACTGCCTTATGTCACCTCATCCGGGAAGCTTGCGGGGGGAACCCATCATCTGTCCATCACTGCGGCAGATAAGGCCGGAAATAAGGCAGAGAAGCAGATTGCATTCGAGGTTCCTGAAGAGAACCCGCTTGCGCCGCAGCTGGTTGCACCCGCCAATGGGGCAAGCAGCATCGGCACTAACCCGGGCCTGGCCGTCAAGGTAGAAGACCCGACGGGTGACAAGCTGAACGTTAAGTTCTATCAAGGGTACAAGTATGATGCCAACCATCCGGAGCAAGGCTTCGCTGGCTTTAAGAATGCTTCCGACACAGAGCCGCCTAAGCAGCCGGTTCCTGCCGGTGAACAGGCGCTCACTGCTGAAGAGTATAGCAAAATCAGTTCCGTTGACGGGAATTATCTGGTCAATGATGCGGTGGAGCAGTTCCCGTATCAGCGTTATGAAATCAAATTGGATGAATCCGTAAAGGCTGCAGACCGTGTGGACCTTGAATGGAAGGGTAACTCTCTGCCGGGCCGGAAGGTCAGTCTGTATGCCTGGAGCCCTGCGCTGCAAAACTGGGCCCTGCTGGATCACAAGATTGCGGCTGCGGAAGACTTTGAACTCAAAGCTACGGTAGCCGCCGGAGAATATGCCGAAGGCGGCAAGATTGCCGTTATGGTGCAGGATGAGATCTCTGCTGCGCCGGCAGCAACGGTTACTCAGGACACGTATGATTTCTCTTTTGTATGGATGTCCGATACCCAGTATTATTCGCAGAGTTACCCTTACATTTACCGTAAAAATGTACAGTGGATTGCCGACAACAAAGACAGCCTGAACCTTAAATATGTTATTCACACCGGCGATGTGGTCGATAAATCCTATCAGGAATATGAATGGCAAGAAGCCGACATGGACATGAAGGTGCTGGAGGATGCAGGAATTCCTTACGGCGTGCTTGCGGGTAATCATGATGTTGGTCACCAGAACGGCGATTATACGAAATTCTGGGAATATTTTGGCGAATGGCGTTTCAAGAACCTCCCTATTTACGGGGGATCCTACGACAATAACCGCGGGCACTATGATCTCGTTTCTGCGAACGGCAATGATTTCATTATTGTTTATATGGGCTGGGGACTGGCTGACCAGGAAATTCAGTGGATGAACGCGGTAGTTGCCCGTTATCCTGAGCGCAAAGCGATTCTGTGCCTGCATGAATACATGCTCGTATCCAACAACCGCGCACCAATCGCCGATAAGATTTTTGAAGAGGTAGTGAAGCCGAATAAGAACGTATTTGCAGCGTTGTCCGGACACTATCATGATGCCGAGCTAAAGGTAGATCAGCTGGATGACAATGGCGACGGCGTTGCCGACCGCAATGTGTATCAAATGCTGGCTGATTACCAAGGGGCTGCTGAAGGCGGTCTTGGATATATCCGTCTGCTTCAGTTTGATATAGCGAACAATCAGCTGCATGTGAAGACTTACTCTCCTTACCTGGATGATTATAACTATTACGATAAGGATGAATATCCAGGCAAAGATGAGTTCACGCTTGATCTGGATCTGCAGCCGGTGACCAAGCGTGTGGCGACTGACTATATTGGTGTGAAGGTATACAGTGACCAGGAGATTGCCGCGAAAGCTGGAGTAGCCAGCGGTTCGCAAGTGACGGCAACCTGGAGCAAGCTGAAACCGGATAGCTATTATCAGTGGTATACCAAGGTGGAAGATGAGAATACAGGCAGCGTGCTGTCTGATATCTGGGGATTCTACACTGGAAAAGAGGACGTAACACCGACTCCGACTCCGACGCCAACCCCGGTACCGGAGGTAACGCCGTCACCGGCACCTGCGGTAACCCCGGATCCAATGGTTTCAATCCCGGGTTCGGGCGCAGCAGCGCCGGCCTCAGCTTCACCAAGCCCGACAGCCGGCGCTGCTGCGGGTAAAGGGAGTATCCTGCTGGATAAAGGCAGCGATGGCAGCTATAGCGTAAGCCTGGCCGATTTCCGGAAGGCGGTTCAGGAATCAGCCGAGGCAGAGGTACAGATTCGATTAAACGATGGAGCTGCCGGCCAGGCGGCTATCCAGCTGGTGCTGGATGCTGCAGGGGTGAAGCAGGCCGCAGACAGCGGGAAGGCATTGAAGATTATCGGCTCCGGATTCCAGCTGACGGTTCCGGCTTCATCGCTGCCGGAAATTCCGGCAGGCAGCCATCAGCTGCAGCTGATTATTAATACGGCGCTGACATCGCAGGTTGAGCAGGCAATCCAGACAAGCAGCAGTTCCGCTAACGGGATGAGCCAGCCGAAGGCGGCCGTCACTGTGGAGCTTAGAGCATCTGGCGAAGGCAAGGATACAACGGTTCACCAGCTCAAGGGAAAAGTAACGGTAACCTTGACGCTTACGCCAGCCCAGCTTGCGGCTGTCAACCAGGATTATGCCGGCGTTTATTACATTGACGGAAGCAGCCTGCAGTATATGGGCGGGGTATTTCAGAATAACACCGTCAGCTTTATGACCGATCACTTCTCAACATATGCGGTAATGGAATACCGCAAGCTCTTCAGCGATGTGAGCGGAAACTGGGCAGAGAGCTTTATTACAAAGCTGGCAGCCAAGCACATGATCATGGGTATGGATGAGGACCATTTCGGGCCGCTGACGAATGTAACGCGTGCGGACTTCGCTGTGCTGGCCATGCGTGTTATGGGGCTGGAAGGTGCATCCGTCACTGCGGGGCCTAGTGCTTTTGCCGATGTGCAGGTCGGAGCCTATTATGCCCAGGCTGTAGCGAGGATGTCAGAGCTTGGAATTATGGAAGGCAACGGAGGCAGCTTCCGTCCGAAGGACACGATTACACGCGAAGAAGCGGCACTTGTTCTGAGCAGACTGCTGCAATATAAGAACAGTGCACCATCCCAGAACACTACAGCTGCAGATGTGAAATTCGCAGATGCGGGCAGCATCTCCGCATGGGCAAAGGATGCGGTGGGCGAACTGCAGGCCAAGGGCCTGATCAACGGTAAGAACGGCAACCGGTTTGATCCGCAGGGTAGGATTACGCGGGCGGAAACCGCGAAGCTGGTATACAGTTTACTAGGAAATTAA
- a CDS encoding response regulator transcription factor yields MNKKVLVVDDEQSISSAIAYALRREGYDVDTAGDGEEALSKVRTFHPNVLVLDVMMPKLSGYDVCRRLEDRDDIGIILLTVKNDIVDKIVGLELGADDYMTKPFEIRELLARVKALLRRLEKKTGENTGEVIEYGALRVHPERRSAELGDGELELTPKEFDLLLLLLSHPQRVYMREELLEQVWEMDYAGGTRTVDIHIQRLRKKLGEPYQNILQTVYGVGYKAVPAGSYT; encoded by the coding sequence ATGAACAAAAAAGTACTGGTCGTTGATGACGAACAGAGCATTTCCAGTGCGATTGCTTACGCGCTGCGGCGTGAAGGTTATGACGTTGATACCGCCGGGGACGGTGAAGAGGCACTTTCCAAGGTGCGGACCTTTCATCCGAATGTGCTGGTGCTGGACGTGATGATGCCGAAGCTGAGCGGATATGATGTGTGCCGCCGGCTGGAAGACCGGGATGATATAGGGATTATTTTGCTGACCGTCAAAAATGATATTGTTGATAAAATCGTGGGGCTTGAGCTCGGTGCAGACGATTACATGACCAAGCCGTTCGAAATCCGTGAACTGCTGGCCCGTGTGAAGGCGCTACTGCGCAGGCTGGAGAAGAAGACGGGCGAAAATACCGGCGAGGTAATCGAATATGGGGCGCTGCGCGTGCATCCCGAACGGCGTTCAGCCGAGCTCGGGGACGGGGAGCTTGAGCTGACGCCGAAGGAGTTTGATCTGCTGCTGCTCCTGCTCTCCCACCCGCAGCGTGTATATATGCGGGAAGAGCTACTGGAGCAGGTATGGGAGATGGACTATGCCGGCGGCACGCGGACGGTGGATATCCACATCCAGCGGCTGCGCAAAAAGCTCGGCGAGCCGTATCAGAATATACTGCAGACGGTTTATGGCGTCGGCTATAAAGCTGTACCGGCCGGGAGCTACACATGA
- a CDS encoding sensor histidine kinase, with translation MRVSIKLKFSLFLGVLLILAISVLSYFVLRGVERNGLTQAEASLAQHVKTVNLRVKQTYYTGVRLEPQQFLQRRGRELAAELAGFTGLEVTLYDAQGEQVGSSVQREPAQVSAGAAAALAYALQNKIAYQNAGDKLLYLAPLQGPEGQMGVVQLQYSLKSSLSFQQTLRNLFLTTGAAVLLLSFITGYLYFNRAASAISRLKKAAESIRRTEYISAPPLTRKDELGELADGIYFMSREIESSIAAKDEEQHKLQLAVTKLQALEQQQKQYIGNISHEFKTPLTSIKAYVDLLNMYDDDPKLLLEAKTNIAKETDRLYEMVDKVLQLTALEKYDFESQAELFEVAEGLRDICGRMNGKAERFGLTITLEAEPAHIWIDKESFMHIFINLIDNAIKYNVPQGAVHLRSEVRGGRVWITISDTGIGIPAEARDKIFEPFYTVNRDRSRASGGTGLGLSLVRNLVEKQNGSIALLETEGEGSVFQLSFPVVV, from the coding sequence ATGAGAGTCAGCATCAAGCTGAAATTCAGCCTGTTTCTGGGGGTCCTGCTCATCCTGGCGATCAGTGTGCTGAGCTATTTCGTGCTGCGCGGCGTAGAGCGCAACGGGCTGACACAGGCGGAGGCTTCGCTCGCCCAGCATGTCAAAACCGTCAATCTGCGGGTGAAGCAGACCTACTATACGGGGGTGCGCCTTGAGCCGCAGCAATTTCTGCAGCGGCGCGGACGTGAGCTGGCTGCAGAGCTGGCCGGCTTTACCGGCCTTGAGGTCACGCTGTACGATGCGCAGGGCGAGCAGGTGGGAAGCTCGGTGCAGCGTGAGCCTGCACAGGTCAGCGCCGGTGCCGCCGCTGCGCTGGCCTATGCGCTGCAGAACAAGATCGCCTACCAGAATGCAGGCGACAAGCTGCTCTACCTGGCTCCGCTTCAAGGCCCGGAGGGGCAGATGGGTGTAGTGCAGCTGCAATACTCGCTGAAGAGTTCGCTGAGCTTCCAGCAGACACTCCGCAATCTGTTCCTTACGACCGGAGCCGCAGTGCTCCTGCTAAGCTTCATTACCGGCTATCTGTATTTCAACCGTGCAGCATCAGCGATCAGCCGCTTGAAGAAGGCGGCGGAGTCGATACGCCGGACGGAATACATCTCCGCCCCGCCGCTTACGCGGAAGGATGAGCTGGGTGAGCTGGCGGACGGGATTTATTTTATGAGCAGGGAAATTGAGAGCAGTATTGCCGCAAAAGATGAGGAGCAGCACAAATTGCAGCTTGCCGTGACGAAGCTCCAGGCGCTGGAGCAGCAGCAGAAGCAGTATATCGGCAATATCAGCCATGAGTTCAAGACACCGCTGACCTCGATTAAGGCATATGTGGACCTGCTGAACATGTATGACGATGATCCCAAGCTGCTGCTGGAGGCTAAGACTAATATCGCCAAAGAAACGGACCGGCTGTATGAGATGGTGGATAAGGTGCTGCAGCTGACCGCGCTGGAGAAATATGATTTCGAATCGCAGGCGGAGCTGTTTGAGGTAGCCGAAGGGCTGCGGGATATCTGCGGCCGGATGAACGGCAAGGCGGAGCGGTTTGGCCTGACGATTACGCTGGAGGCGGAGCCTGCGCACATCTGGATCGACAAAGAGAGCTTCATGCATATCTTCATCAACCTGATCGATAATGCCATCAAATATAATGTCCCGCAGGGGGCGGTCCATCTTCGCAGTGAGGTCCGGGGAGGCCGGGTGTGGATCACGATCAGCGATACCGGCATCGGCATCCCGGCGGAAGCGCGGGACAAGATCTTCGAGCCGTTCTATACAGTAAACCGTGACCGCTCCCGGGCGTCAGGAGGAACCGGTCTTGGGCTGTCCCTTGTGCGCAATCTCGTAGAGAAGCAGAACGGCAGCATTGCTTTGCTGGAGACAGAGGGCGAAGGCTCGGTGTTCCAGCTTTCTTTTCCGGTAGTGGTGTAA
- a CDS encoding TolB family protein, with the protein MMIILTGGRLSRAGLMVLGTALVLNLAACSSGNTEPRKVVDKSGTQITVMDNTSESVYTKLKLAGIDKVEGVRGMDWVNEDVIAVDKENRNLAPQRIEGTERYPHNLYLHTLSSGEETPLVEGDKNYGAVQLSPDKKYLLYKEAEDVVGLGYIMNLATGASVKVDEAPFRMEEGGWADDGHVIYPSMDGTVYSVDVQGNKETVVKPGEPYVHELGQSGNIIYYVTGEEMQLNAYDTETKQSKALKKNVVWAIPSPDGSKLAIVKRTQPGEMVLVLCDSEGNEQSELASGQQVFGTSWSPDGSKLAYSLIAENAADDQNGVFITTLETGEQTPLLGDIEIADQLRWSPSGKKLLASSAVLKDNAYQITTYVIRLS; encoded by the coding sequence ATGATGATTATACTCACAGGCGGCAGGCTCAGCAGGGCGGGGCTGATGGTGCTGGGCACAGCACTTGTGCTGAATTTGGCAGCATGCAGTTCTGGAAATACAGAGCCGCGGAAGGTCGTTGACAAGTCGGGTACTCAAATTACGGTAATGGATAATACCAGCGAATCTGTATACACCAAGCTGAAGCTTGCGGGCATCGACAAGGTCGAAGGTGTTCGCGGCATGGACTGGGTTAATGAGGACGTCATTGCGGTGGACAAAGAGAACCGGAATCTGGCCCCGCAGAGGATTGAAGGCACGGAGCGCTATCCGCATAATCTTTATTTGCATACCCTTTCCTCCGGGGAAGAAACCCCGCTAGTGGAAGGGGACAAGAACTATGGCGCTGTCCAGCTGTCTCCTGATAAGAAGTATCTCCTGTACAAAGAGGCGGAGGATGTGGTAGGTCTCGGGTACATTATGAATCTTGCCACAGGCGCTTCCGTCAAGGTGGATGAAGCTCCGTTCCGGATGGAAGAAGGCGGGTGGGCAGACGACGGGCATGTGATTTATCCCAGTATGGACGGGACTGTATACAGCGTAGATGTACAGGGAAATAAAGAGACGGTGGTGAAGCCCGGCGAGCCGTATGTCCATGAGCTGGGGCAGTCGGGGAATATCATCTACTATGTGACCGGTGAGGAGATGCAGCTGAACGCCTACGATACTGAGACCAAGCAGTCCAAGGCTCTGAAGAAAAATGTGGTCTGGGCCATTCCGTCCCCCGACGGCAGCAAGCTGGCCATTGTGAAGCGGACCCAGCCGGGCGAAATGGTGCTGGTGCTCTGTGACAGTGAAGGCAATGAGCAGTCGGAGCTGGCCTCTGGCCAGCAGGTTTTCGGAACCAGCTGGTCGCCGGACGGCAGCAAGCTGGCATATTCGTTAATCGCTGAGAATGCCGCAGATGACCAGAACGGAGTGTTCATCACCACACTTGAGACCGGGGAGCAGACCCCGCTGCTTGGAGATATTGAGATTGCCGACCAGCTGCGCTGGAGTCCTTCCGGCAAGAAGCTGCTGGCTTCGTCAGCCGTGCTGAAGGATAACGCTTATCAGATCACGACTTATGTGATTAGGCTGTCATAG